The region AAGCCAGGGTGAGAATGGCTACTCATTATTATATTTCGGCGGGAGATACTCCGTAGGTACTCCgtcgagatgcagatgcagacaGTGCGGGACACGTGCTCCCGGCCTTTTTTTAAGTTACTTTCAAGTTAGCTTATGAATCAACTTCCTAAAGATTACTGGGCTTAACCGTCGTGAAATGTGCGTATGATTCAACCTTGGGTCAGGTTATCTGCATCCTTGACGTTTAATTTGGATGCGTATGATGTCACATTCGGCTTCCGTCCTCCCGCAGGATCTCGACTCGACTCATTAGTAACAGAGGATAGGAGGGGGGCGACTCGCAATCAGTTATCAAAATTTAGCACAATCTAGTTAAATAACATTATAATCACCACCTAACCTTTCATACATTCTTTTAATGACTGCCTGGTTATATGTCTTTTCGTGCCGCCTTTTCACATTCACATGTCCCGGGGCGTTTCCGCAAAATGGCTTCGCAACTCTCCAGCGCAGACACAGATCGAGGCCTTTCGATAGCTGGACTTCCAAAGTCAAATATATTCACGTCCAAGCTTCCTCCAGACCCAGCCTTTGAGACACCCGATGTGTCGCACAAAGCGCAGAGGGAGAGATTATACCCGCGCACCGTGAAGGGAGCGTTCTTCACTTTCGTCCGCCCTGAAACagcagaagatcaagagCTTTTGGGGGTCAGCACTAGGGCAATGAAAGATCTTGGACTCAAAGTTGGTGAGGAGAATTCGGCACAGTTCAAGGCCGTGGTCTCGGGAAACGAATACTTCTGGGACGAGGAACGCGGAGGGATATATCCATGGGCACAATGTTATGGAGGTATGTTGCTGGCGCCACCCAGCCTAGTCTGTACGCGCGCCATGATCGCTAACTCATTCCAGGATGGCAATTGTGTGTTGCTTAAAAGTCCCTTGACAAACGTTCAATACTGACGATACACAGCGGTGCGTGGGCTGGTCAACTCGGAGACGGTGTAAGTTTCGGCAGCCTCCTGAAGGTTGGGATAGCAAAAGCTAAACATAAACAGCGCGCGATCAGCCTATTTGAAAGCACCAATCCAAAGACGAATGTCCGATACGAAGTCCAACTCAAAGGAGCTGGCCGGACACCTTACTCCCGGTTCGCGGATGGAAAGGCTGTGTTACGATCCAGTATTCGTGAATATATAGTGTCAGAAGGTGCGATAACCTCTACTTATAGACACCCCTGAACTAACCACAATATATGCGTGTAGCGCTCAACGCGCTCGGAATTCCCACCACTCGAGCTCTGTCTCTATCTCTCCTACCCAAGACAAAAGTTCTGCGCGAACGCATTGAACCTGGCGCTATTGTTTGTCGTTTCGCCGAATCTTGGCTGAGAATCGGGACATTCGATCTTCCACACTCTCGCGGTGACCGTGATTTGATTAGAAAACTCGCAACTTTCACCGCGGAGGATGTGTTTCAAAATTGGGAATCTTTACCAGGAGCAGTATCTCTTGGGAAAGATCAATCGCCGGATGCTGTGGAGAACCCTGCTCGTGGTCTTCCATGGCACAAAGTACAAGAACACCAGAATGTGGAAGAGAACAGATTTGCAAGGCTCTATCGAGAAATTGCCCGACGTAATGCAAAGACAGTGGCCGCTTGGCAGGCATACGGCTTCATGAACGGAGTTCTAAATACCGACAATACATCTGTATACGGGCTATCACTCGACTACGGCCCGTTTGCTTTCATGGACAATTTCGATCCCCAGTATACTCCCAACCATGACGATCATATGTTGAGGTACTCCTATAAGAACCAACCATCAGTTATCTGGTGGAACTTGGTGAGACTAGGCGAATGCCTCGGAGAGCTCATCGGTGCTGGCAGCCAGGTCGACGAAGAAACGTTTGTGACAAAGGGAGTCACAGAAGAtgcagctccagctctcaTTAAGCGGGCGGAGACCATCATCGAACGAACTGGCGATGAGTACAAGGCAGTCTTTCTGAACCAATACAAGCGATTAATGGGCAAGAGACTTGGTCTCCAGGCCCAAAAGGAATCAGATTTCCAAGAATTATTCTCCGAG is a window of Aspergillus puulaauensis MK2 DNA, chromosome 4, nearly complete sequence DNA encoding:
- a CDS encoding YdiU domain protein (BUSCO:EOG092618J9;~COG:H;~EggNog:ENOG410PFM8;~InterPro:IPR003846;~PFAM:PF02696), whose product is MSFRAAFSHSHVPGRFRKMASQLSSADTDRGLSIAGLPKSNIFTSKLPPDPAFETPDVSHKAQRERLYPRTVKGAFFTFVRPETAEDQELLGVSTRAMKDLGLKVGEENSAQFKAVVSGNEYFWDEERGGIYPWAQCYGGWQFGAWAGQLGDGRAISLFESTNPKTNVRYEVQLKGAGRTPYSRFADGKAVLRSSIREYIVSEALNALGIPTTRALSLSLLPKTKVLRERIEPGAIVCRFAESWLRIGTFDLPHSRGDRDLIRKLATFTAEDVFQNWESLPGAVSLGKDQSPDAVENPARGLPWHKVQEHQNVEENRFARLYREIARRNAKTVAAWQAYGFMNGVLNTDNTSVYGLSLDYGPFAFMDNFDPQYTPNHDDHMLRYSYKNQPSVIWWNLVRLGECLGELIGAGSQVDEETFVTKGVTEDAAPALIKRAETIIERTGDEYKAVFLNQYKRLMGKRLGLQAQKESDFQELFSELLDTLEALELDFNHFFRRLSSVPLADLTTENGRKKVAPIFFHTEGFGGIGYTEDSARERIAKWLDKWRQRVIEDWGYDADADIKRQQAMKEFNPNFLPRGWILDEIIERVERRGDREILGRVMNMALNPFNEEWGLNAEEEERFCGDVPRFQRAMMCSCSS